In Halopseudomonas nanhaiensis, a single window of DNA contains:
- the pilH gene encoding twitching motility response regulator PilH, which translates to MARILVVDDSPTELYKLTGMLEKHGFEVLKAENGADGVALARQEKPDAVLMDIVMPGLNGFQATRQLTKDAETAHIPVIIVTTKDQETDKVWGKRQGAKDYLTKPVEEATLIQTLKSVLGS; encoded by the coding sequence ATGGCCAGAATTCTTGTAGTGGATGATTCGCCGACCGAGCTGTACAAGCTCACCGGCATGCTGGAAAAGCATGGTTTCGAGGTGCTCAAGGCGGAAAACGGCGCTGATGGCGTTGCCCTGGCACGCCAGGAAAAGCCCGACGCAGTGCTCATGGATATCGTCATGCCGGGCCTCAACGGCTTTCAGGCGACGCGCCAGTTGACCAAGGATGCCGAGACAGCTCACATCCCCGTGATCATCGTCACCACCAAGGACCAGGAGACCGACAAGGTCTGGGGCAAACGTCAGGGTGCGAAGGATTACCTGACCAAGCCGGTCGAGGAAGCGACCTTGATCCAGACATTGAAGTCGGTGCTCGGTAGCTGA
- a CDS encoding chemotaxis protein CheW, which translates to MTNATHPFDLLQLLVAQCRQQAVGLPAQEVVSETWSGVGFRLAGQPMVAAMGEISEILHEPRYTALPRVKSWVRGVANVRGRLLPIVDLSRFFGATVSAPRKQRRVLVLDRDELFVGLLVDEVLGMQHFPVSSFISDTPDVPAAFRPYVVGAYRRDPVSLVFNFRALARDQGFLDVAI; encoded by the coding sequence ATGACAAACGCTACTCACCCATTCGACCTCCTGCAGCTGCTCGTCGCGCAATGCCGACAGCAGGCTGTCGGCCTGCCTGCGCAGGAAGTGGTCAGCGAAACCTGGAGCGGGGTCGGTTTCCGCCTTGCTGGTCAGCCGATGGTTGCAGCCATGGGTGAAATCAGCGAAATCCTGCATGAGCCGCGTTACACCGCGCTGCCCCGGGTCAAGTCCTGGGTACGCGGAGTCGCCAACGTCCGTGGTCGGCTGCTACCGATCGTCGATTTGAGCCGGTTCTTTGGCGCCACTGTTTCCGCGCCGCGTAAGCAGCGCCGGGTTCTGGTACTCGATCGCGACGAGCTGTTCGTCGGATTACTGGTAGACGAAGTGCTCGGGATGCAGCATTTTCCCGTAAGCAGTTTCATCAGCGACACGCCCGATGTCCCCGCAGCGTTCAGACCCTATGTGGTCGGAGCCTATCGGCGCGATCCGGTTTCGCTGGTTTTCAATTTTCGAGCATTGGCGCGAGACCAGGGTTTTCTGGACGTGGCGATTTGA
- a CDS encoding CheR family methyltransferase, with protein MQRTPNWSLQQLPDMDMGQFRQWQALLEERTGVCVSDQRKTFLQTSLCARMREQQMDDYQTYYDYVTQGPLGAIEWSALIERLTVRETSFMRHRASFDCVARYLHERLSQPGRQTPLQLWSVGCASGEEAYSLAIVVEQALIDTGSSKRDYGIWATDISLQALEQGRAAHYPTGRLGGLTQAERNTWLTDTPDGRHAVLPSLRERVCFSRMNILELAQAPLRDLDIIFCQNLLIYFRRWRRRDLLNLLAKRLAPGGMLVVGLGEIVDWNNPLLERVPDDRVQAYVRRDSSESLE; from the coding sequence GTGCAAAGAACGCCGAACTGGTCATTGCAGCAGCTGCCGGACATGGACATGGGCCAGTTTCGCCAGTGGCAAGCCCTGCTCGAAGAGCGTACCGGCGTCTGCGTCAGTGACCAGCGCAAGACGTTCCTGCAAACAAGTCTCTGCGCGCGCATGCGCGAGCAGCAGATGGATGACTACCAGACCTATTACGACTATGTGACCCAGGGCCCCCTGGGTGCGATCGAATGGTCTGCGCTGATAGAACGACTGACCGTACGCGAGACCAGCTTCATGCGTCATCGCGCCTCCTTCGACTGTGTTGCCCGATACCTCCATGAACGGCTATCCCAGCCCGGCAGGCAGACTCCGCTGCAACTCTGGAGCGTGGGTTGTGCCAGCGGTGAAGAGGCGTATTCCCTTGCCATTGTGGTCGAGCAGGCGCTGATCGACACCGGGTCGTCGAAACGAGACTACGGAATCTGGGCCACCGACATCAGTCTGCAGGCGCTTGAACAGGGTCGCGCCGCGCACTACCCCACCGGCAGGCTTGGCGGCCTGACGCAGGCCGAGCGCAATACCTGGCTGACCGACACGCCCGACGGGCGTCACGCAGTGCTCCCGAGCCTGCGCGAGCGCGTGTGTTTCAGCCGAATGAACATTCTTGAACTGGCCCAGGCACCGTTACGGGACCTGGATATCATCTTTTGCCAGAACCTTCTCATCTATTTCCGGCGCTGGCGCCGTCGCGATCTGCTCAACCTGCTGGCGAAGCGGTTGGCACCGGGCGGCATGCTGGTCGTCGGACTGGGTGAAATTGTGGACTGGAACAACCCCTTGCTCGAGCGCGTACCCGATGACCGGGTGCAGGCCTACGTGCGTCGGGACAGCAGCGAAAGTCTGGAGTGA
- a CDS encoding methyl-accepting chemotaxis protein yields MKKLDTQFLSSMRSNRQFLGLFAALIVSLLLLFVNFLYLNVQSTYDTEYIGHSGELRVLSQQISKSATEAATGTPEAFALLAEARNDFQERWNYLTEGREETGLPAAPGSLQEEVAAVQANWDRVGSNADAILASQNTVLSLHEVAATLSDTVPQLQVEYEDVVDLLIANEAPAQQIAIAQRQSLLAERILGSVNRVLSGDADSVMAADSFGRDASLFGRVLEGMINGDEVMEISQVTDPEAVSRLTEIADLFQFVSDSVDEILLTSPELYQVRSAANDIFTDSQALLENASALSLGFEARADARWINTLLGALLAIIALGSIVLIGMQMTRETRVRLAETAEKNTRNQEAILRLLDEIADLADGDLTAQATVTEDFTGAIADSINFSIDQLRQLVETINHTAAQVALAAQDTQNTAMHLAEASEHQAQEIAGASAAVNEMAVSIDQVSANAAESSAVAERSVAIANKGNEVVQNTIVGMDTIREQIQDTSKRIKRLGESSQEIGDIVSLINDIADQTNILALNAAIQASMAGDAGRGFAVVADEVQRLAERSSGATKQIEALVKTIQTDTNEAVISMEQTTSEVVRGARLAQDAGVALEEIEKVSTSLAALIQNISNAARQQASSAGHISNTMNVIQEITSQTSTGTTATARSIGELAKLAESMRQSVDGFTLPQQDS; encoded by the coding sequence ATGAAAAAGCTAGACACTCAATTTCTATCCTCCATGCGCAGTAACCGGCAGTTCCTCGGCTTGTTCGCGGCACTGATCGTTTCCTTGCTGCTGCTCTTCGTCAACTTCCTGTACCTGAACGTCCAGAGCACCTACGACACCGAATACATCGGTCACTCCGGTGAGCTGCGCGTTCTGTCCCAGCAAATTTCCAAGTCGGCCACCGAAGCCGCCACGGGTACGCCGGAGGCGTTTGCCCTGCTGGCCGAGGCGCGCAACGACTTCCAGGAGCGCTGGAACTACCTGACCGAGGGCCGCGAAGAAACGGGCCTGCCGGCAGCCCCGGGCTCGCTGCAGGAAGAAGTTGCCGCAGTGCAGGCCAACTGGGACCGCGTGGGCAGCAATGCTGACGCGATTCTGGCCAGCCAGAACACCGTACTGTCGTTGCACGAGGTTGCCGCAACACTGTCCGACACCGTTCCGCAGCTGCAGGTCGAATACGAAGACGTGGTTGACCTGCTCATCGCCAACGAAGCGCCGGCGCAGCAGATCGCGATTGCCCAGCGCCAGTCGCTGCTGGCCGAGCGTATTCTCGGCTCGGTGAACCGCGTACTCAGCGGTGACGCCGACTCCGTCATGGCAGCAGACAGCTTCGGTCGCGACGCCAGTCTCTTCGGTCGCGTGCTGGAAGGCATGATCAACGGGGACGAGGTGATGGAAATCAGCCAGGTGACGGACCCCGAAGCGGTCTCGCGTCTGACTGAAATCGCCGACCTGTTCCAGTTCGTATCCGACTCGGTGGACGAGATCCTGCTGACGTCGCCCGAGCTGTATCAGGTGCGTTCTGCTGCCAACGACATCTTCACCGACTCGCAGGCACTGTTGGAAAACGCCTCGGCCCTGTCCCTTGGCTTCGAAGCACGTGCCGATGCCCGCTGGATCAACACTTTGCTGGGTGCACTGCTGGCGATCATCGCGCTGGGCAGCATCGTATTGATCGGTATGCAGATGACCCGCGAAACACGCGTGCGTCTGGCCGAGACCGCCGAGAAGAACACCCGGAACCAGGAAGCGATTCTGCGACTGCTCGATGAAATCGCCGACCTCGCCGACGGTGACCTGACCGCCCAGGCCACGGTCACCGAGGACTTCACCGGTGCGATTGCGGACTCGATCAACTTCTCTATCGACCAACTGCGCCAGCTGGTAGAAACGATCAACCACACTGCAGCCCAGGTGGCACTCGCCGCTCAGGACACCCAGAACACCGCGATGCACCTGGCCGAAGCGTCCGAGCACCAGGCTCAGGAAATCGCTGGAGCATCGGCTGCAGTAAACGAGATGGCCGTGTCGATTGACCAGGTATCGGCCAACGCTGCCGAATCCTCGGCCGTAGCGGAGCGCTCGGTAGCCATCGCCAACAAGGGCAACGAGGTGGTACAGAACACCATCGTCGGCATGGACACCATCCGCGAACAGATCCAGGACACCTCCAAGCGCATCAAGCGTCTGGGTGAATCGTCCCAGGAAATCGGTGACATCGTCAGCCTGATCAACGACATCGCCGACCAGACCAACATTCTTGCATTGAACGCTGCGATCCAGGCCTCCATGGCTGGTGATGCGGGTCGAGGCTTCGCGGTGGTTGCCGACGAAGTACAGCGACTGGCGGAACGTTCCTCGGGTGCGACCAAGCAGATCGAAGCGCTGGTCAAGACGATTCAGACCGACACCAACGAAGCGGTTATCTCCATGGAGCAAACCACCTCCGAGGTGGTGCGCGGTGCACGCCTGGCACAGGACGCCGGTGTCGCCCTGGAAGAGATCGAGAAGGTATCGACGAGCCTAGCAGCGTTGATTCAGAACATCTCCAACGCCGCCCGCCAGCAGGCTTCGTCTGCCGGTCATATCTCCAACACCATGAACGTCATCCAGGAGATCACCTCGCAGACCTCGACCGGTACGACTGCCACTGCGCGGAGCATCGGTGAATTGGCCAAACTGGCGGAAAGCATGCGTCAGTCGGTCGATGGCTTCACGCTGCCGCAGCAGGACAGCTGA
- a CDS encoding Hpt domain-containing protein has protein sequence MGDRHDYVALDWVKGEISETLGQARQALEAYVEHPEDSTRLRFCLTYIHQVHGTLQMVEFYGAALLAEEMEKLAQALMHGSVDREGEALEVLMQSILQMPAYLDRVQSGRRDLPLVLLPLLNDMRSARGEKLLSENALFSPQIAEQDASSAASDEQRANFAGPDIARQLRKLRQAMQIAQAGIVREHNVPANAHQLLRVFEYLEKIFRGAPLANLWKVFAGIAEGLQTGSIEPGAAIKQLLRQADRELRQLLDAGPDALSARPAPELLRNLLFYVAKSSGASPRLDALKERYQLNGAWDQADQDTDRTSRLVGPDRSAMQSVVIALGEELNQVKDRLDLFVRSDRSQPEQLADMLPTLKQIADTLAMLGLGQPRRVLLEQIEQVDRLAVSRSPIGDGSLMDIAGGLLFVEASLQGISGQERSDGTRKPDSDEAQRVAAARDMQAVHRQVVHEARNDLELTREAINAFIAHQWNHQHLQPVDGLLNSVRGSLSMLGLARASTVVGICRQCVNESLLAPRAVPSWESLDALADVITSVDYYLERLAEDDANRGDGILAVAEERLATLGYDAESLRTFAPESSPLAEAEAEAEAEAEAADVTGETADAEPTGSTLPQIDLDAGEEPEAGAPEPESDLPIEASAPAPESEPVAEPPAAVQMAASDADEDELDEELVEIFIEEVGEVLETLQEFVPAWQADPDDHKARAEVRRGFHTLKGSGRMVRAGVLAELAWSVENMLNRVIDGNIGTSPELFGVVNDVRALMPQLVDDFAAHQQQMRPQVQYLSSCADALGKGQPMPAPISEGPAAESLLDDDSGAQDDAAQAGEAPADVQFSIDPDPIEAADQDDPIVLETDHSETSLDEAGEEEHTVDAQGSLSDAEASATNELADDASTVEFEFIEPQPTEPEQTDQEDIILAGLDVGSDEGDDAALESLVDAPVEPTADALTAERVEEDAEPADTAEASAMEMETNGLDPVLLEIFWNETQAHIEEIRDFLRLCDQSVPRSINDSLQRALHTLKGSAHMAGIKPIATLATPLEKLAKEFKANLIAADREFADLLGDAVSMIESGLARLEVNADEPIEDTDAFLARLQQIHARALETRDKRRSESDQSPSGEAGLLSIFLTEGLDLLLDAADQLLAWKPGQPEPVDNQALVSSLRALGEVAGDVELGELESLCQSLEDVHGALAEQRLDLDAEGASTLVAAHERLITMMDQVAAHQHVAAPAAEIAALAALLQQREADQPADDEAPTEVSVDDAEPPVVAAGASEELWDPAASATDVELVDIFLEEAQEIIESSSESLRHWLEDTGNGIAVAALQRDLHTLKGGARMAEITPVGDLAHELEFLYEGLGEMRYQPSEPLFALLHACHDALAEMIEGIIARRPVRTGRALIAAIRQYRSNPEAPVVLPGQAAPAPAASAVEDSVEPASPAARLVNQPLKGMLGMFVEEARELLAPCSALLEARRSDAAAAHELLHRIQTLKGSARLASQHVLAEQAKRLESALHDVTAEHDDALAGALDGLRAAVEQIAAGGEVEDAGWNTPQNWSSNPVRDIAPIEALEPAQPTQTLATVKAVLEQAMQVGQGSESRTSRSSGQETVKVPAALLEELVNLAGETSIFRGRVEQQVSDLSQTLSDVETTIERVRDQLRRLDMETQAQILSRHQEEIEQGYEDFDPLEMDRYSQLQQLSRSLFESASDLLDLKETLAAKSRDAETLLVQQARVNTELQEGLMRTRMVPFERLLPRMRRVVRQVATELGKQVELTVGNAEGEMDRSVLERMIGPLEHMLRNAVDHGIEMPDRRSASGKAEQGNIMLDLRREGGEIVLQLADDGAGINLDAVRRKAIERGLMDASAELTDQEILQFILEAGFSTAEKVTQISGRGVGMDVVNAEVKQLGGSMTLTTEPGQGSVFTIRLPFTVSVNRALMVYSGEDLYAIPLNTIEGIVRVSGYELEAYYAPDAPAFQYAGKTYDLRYLGDLLVTGQQPKLSGHSLPLPVILVRGTEHSVAVQVDALAGSREIVVKGLGKQFAVVPGISGATILGDGRVVVILDLLAVIRAQQALHSQQRLAAERQQLTQAQNEERPTLVMVVDDSITVRKVTSRLLERHGMEVVTAKDGLEAIAKLQDIQPDIMLLDIEMPRMDGFEVATLVRHDERLQDLPIIMITSRTGEKHRDRARAIGVNEYLGKPYQEGQLLEVIGRLVALSD, from the coding sequence ATGGGTGATCGGCATGATTATGTCGCCCTCGATTGGGTAAAAGGCGAGATTTCCGAAACGCTTGGGCAGGCACGCCAAGCCCTGGAAGCCTACGTTGAACACCCCGAGGATTCGACGCGACTGCGGTTCTGTCTGACCTATATCCATCAGGTCCACGGTACCCTGCAAATGGTCGAGTTCTACGGCGCGGCCCTGCTCGCCGAAGAAATGGAAAAGCTCGCTCAGGCGCTGATGCACGGCAGCGTGGACCGCGAAGGCGAGGCGCTGGAAGTGTTGATGCAGTCGATCCTGCAGATGCCAGCGTATCTCGACCGCGTTCAGTCCGGTCGCCGCGATCTGCCGCTGGTCCTGCTGCCGCTGCTCAACGACATGCGCTCCGCTCGGGGCGAAAAACTGCTGTCGGAAAATGCACTGTTCAGTCCGCAGATTGCCGAACAGGACGCCAGCAGCGCGGCCAGCGACGAACAGCGCGCCAACTTTGCCGGCCCGGACATAGCCCGTCAGCTGCGCAAGCTTCGCCAGGCCATGCAGATCGCCCAGGCAGGCATCGTCCGTGAACACAACGTTCCGGCCAATGCTCACCAGTTGCTGCGGGTGTTCGAGTACCTGGAAAAGATTTTCCGCGGCGCGCCGCTGGCCAACCTGTGGAAGGTTTTCGCCGGAATAGCCGAGGGCCTTCAAACCGGTAGCATCGAGCCGGGTGCCGCCATCAAGCAGCTGTTGCGTCAGGCAGATCGGGAGTTGCGTCAGCTACTTGATGCCGGGCCCGACGCGCTCAGCGCCAGGCCGGCCCCTGAACTGCTGCGCAACCTCCTCTTTTACGTCGCCAAGAGTTCCGGCGCCAGTCCCCGTCTGGACGCGTTGAAAGAGCGTTATCAGCTCAACGGCGCCTGGGATCAGGCCGATCAGGACACTGATCGCACCAGCCGGCTGGTCGGCCCCGACCGCAGCGCCATGCAGTCCGTGGTGATAGCGCTGGGCGAGGAGCTTAACCAGGTCAAGGACCGTCTGGACCTGTTCGTGCGCAGTGACCGCAGTCAGCCGGAGCAGCTGGCAGACATGCTGCCCACCCTCAAGCAGATTGCCGATACGCTGGCCATGCTTGGCCTGGGCCAACCGAGGCGTGTGCTGCTCGAGCAGATCGAACAGGTCGACCGTCTGGCCGTCTCCCGGTCGCCGATCGGCGACGGTTCGTTGATGGATATCGCCGGCGGGCTGCTGTTTGTCGAAGCGAGCCTGCAGGGCATTTCCGGACAGGAACGCAGCGACGGAACGCGCAAACCGGACAGCGACGAGGCCCAGCGAGTCGCCGCGGCCCGGGACATGCAGGCCGTTCACCGCCAGGTGGTCCATGAAGCGCGCAACGATCTCGAGCTTACCCGCGAAGCGATCAATGCCTTCATCGCACACCAGTGGAATCATCAGCATCTCCAGCCAGTCGATGGATTGCTCAACAGCGTTCGCGGCAGTCTGTCGATGCTTGGCCTGGCGCGCGCCTCGACGGTGGTAGGGATATGCCGGCAGTGCGTCAACGAATCGCTGCTCGCACCGCGGGCGGTGCCCAGCTGGGAATCGCTTGACGCGCTGGCCGATGTCATTACCAGCGTGGATTATTACCTCGAGCGCCTGGCTGAAGACGACGCCAACCGGGGCGACGGGATTCTTGCTGTGGCCGAGGAACGGCTCGCCACGCTCGGGTACGACGCTGAAAGCCTCCGAACCTTCGCTCCCGAATCGTCCCCCCTGGCTGAAGCTGAAGCTGAAGCTGAAGCTGAAGCTGAAGCCGCAGACGTCACCGGGGAAACTGCCGACGCAGAGCCGACCGGCAGCACACTCCCTCAAATCGACCTCGACGCAGGCGAGGAGCCGGAAGCCGGCGCCCCCGAGCCGGAGTCGGACCTGCCGATCGAAGCGAGTGCTCCTGCACCCGAAAGCGAGCCCGTCGCCGAGCCGCCGGCTGCGGTTCAGATGGCAGCCAGCGATGCCGACGAGGATGAGCTGGACGAAGAGCTGGTCGAGATATTCATCGAGGAGGTCGGAGAGGTCCTTGAAACGCTGCAGGAGTTCGTGCCGGCGTGGCAGGCCGATCCCGATGATCACAAGGCCCGAGCAGAAGTCCGTCGTGGCTTCCACACACTCAAGGGTAGCGGCAGGATGGTGCGCGCCGGTGTGCTGGCGGAGCTGGCATGGTCCGTCGAGAACATGCTCAATCGCGTCATAGACGGCAACATCGGGACCAGCCCGGAGCTGTTCGGCGTGGTAAACGATGTGCGCGCGCTGATGCCGCAACTGGTGGACGACTTCGCCGCCCATCAGCAGCAGATGCGACCGCAGGTGCAGTACCTGTCGAGCTGTGCCGACGCGCTGGGCAAAGGACAGCCGATGCCTGCTCCGATCTCGGAAGGGCCTGCGGCCGAGTCGTTGCTGGACGATGATAGCGGTGCGCAGGACGATGCGGCGCAGGCAGGCGAGGCTCCTGCGGATGTTCAGTTCAGTATCGACCCTGATCCCATCGAGGCAGCGGATCAGGACGATCCAATCGTCCTCGAAACCGATCACTCTGAAACCAGCCTGGATGAGGCGGGTGAAGAAGAACACACGGTTGACGCGCAGGGCTCCTTGTCGGACGCCGAGGCGTCGGCAACGAACGAGCTGGCCGACGACGCATCCACTGTCGAATTCGAGTTTATAGAGCCGCAGCCGACAGAGCCGGAGCAGACAGACCAGGAAGACATTATCCTGGCCGGGCTGGATGTCGGCAGTGATGAAGGTGACGATGCAGCGCTTGAGAGTCTGGTCGATGCGCCGGTCGAACCAACCGCTGACGCGTTGACAGCGGAGAGGGTCGAGGAAGACGCCGAGCCTGCCGACACGGCTGAAGCGTCCGCCATGGAGATGGAGACCAATGGTCTCGATCCGGTGCTGCTGGAGATTTTCTGGAACGAAACCCAGGCTCACATCGAGGAGATCAGGGACTTCCTGCGGCTGTGCGATCAGAGCGTGCCGCGCAGCATCAACGATTCCCTGCAACGCGCCCTGCATACGCTCAAGGGCAGCGCGCACATGGCAGGCATCAAGCCGATCGCCACGTTGGCGACGCCGCTGGAGAAGCTGGCGAAGGAATTCAAGGCCAACCTGATCGCCGCCGATCGCGAATTCGCCGATCTGCTGGGCGACGCCGTGAGCATGATCGAAAGCGGTCTGGCGCGGCTTGAGGTCAACGCCGATGAACCGATAGAAGACACCGACGCGTTTCTCGCACGCCTGCAGCAGATTCACGCCAGGGCACTCGAGACCCGCGACAAGCGCCGCAGCGAGTCGGATCAGAGCCCTTCAGGCGAGGCGGGGCTGCTTTCCATCTTCCTCACTGAAGGCCTTGATCTGTTGCTCGATGCAGCTGACCAGCTGTTGGCCTGGAAGCCGGGCCAACCGGAACCGGTCGACAATCAGGCGCTGGTATCAAGTCTCAGGGCGCTGGGTGAAGTAGCCGGGGACGTGGAGCTGGGTGAGCTCGAGTCGCTGTGCCAGTCGCTGGAAGATGTGCATGGCGCGCTCGCAGAGCAGCGTCTGGATCTGGATGCCGAAGGCGCCTCCACGCTGGTGGCCGCGCACGAACGGCTCATTACCATGATGGACCAGGTGGCCGCGCATCAGCATGTAGCCGCACCTGCTGCAGAAATAGCCGCGCTGGCTGCGTTGCTGCAACAACGTGAAGCTGACCAGCCCGCGGATGACGAGGCGCCGACCGAGGTAAGCGTCGACGATGCCGAACCGCCAGTCGTAGCGGCAGGCGCAAGCGAAGAGCTGTGGGATCCGGCGGCATCGGCGACCGATGTCGAGCTGGTGGACATCTTCCTGGAAGAAGCCCAGGAGATCATCGAAAGCTCCAGCGAAAGCTTGCGGCACTGGCTTGAAGACACCGGTAATGGCATTGCCGTGGCGGCATTGCAACGTGACCTGCACACACTGAAGGGCGGCGCCCGCATGGCCGAGATTACCCCGGTCGGGGATCTCGCCCACGAACTCGAGTTCCTTTACGAAGGGCTGGGCGAGATGCGTTACCAGCCCAGTGAACCCTTGTTCGCCTTGCTGCACGCCTGCCACGATGCGCTGGCAGAGATGATCGAAGGCATTATCGCGCGCCGACCGGTGCGCACCGGTCGTGCACTGATTGCAGCGATTCGCCAGTACCGGTCCAATCCCGAGGCGCCGGTGGTGCTGCCGGGTCAGGCCGCTCCAGCGCCGGCGGCCTCCGCCGTCGAGGACTCGGTAGAGCCCGCTTCGCCTGCGGCGCGACTGGTCAACCAGCCGCTCAAGGGCATGCTGGGGATGTTCGTCGAAGAAGCGCGCGAACTGCTCGCTCCGTGCAGCGCGCTGCTTGAAGCACGGCGCAGCGATGCGGCCGCCGCGCATGAGTTGCTGCATCGCATTCAGACGCTCAAGGGCAGCGCCAGACTGGCCAGTCAGCACGTCCTGGCCGAGCAGGCGAAGCGACTCGAGTCCGCGCTGCATGATGTCACCGCAGAGCATGATGATGCGCTTGCTGGCGCACTGGATGGCTTGCGAGCGGCGGTCGAGCAGATCGCGGCAGGTGGCGAAGTGGAGGACGCCGGCTGGAATACGCCGCAGAACTGGTCTTCCAACCCGGTGCGCGACATTGCGCCGATTGAAGCGCTTGAGCCTGCGCAGCCGACCCAGACGCTGGCCACTGTCAAGGCGGTGCTCGAGCAGGCCATGCAGGTCGGCCAGGGTTCCGAGTCGCGCACCAGCCGCAGTAGCGGACAGGAAACCGTCAAGGTTCCCGCTGCGCTGCTCGAAGAGCTGGTCAACCTGGCCGGTGAAACGTCCATTTTCCGGGGCCGGGTCGAGCAGCAGGTGAGCGACCTGAGCCAGACGCTGTCCGACGTCGAAACGACCATCGAGCGGGTCCGCGACCAGCTGCGCCGGCTGGACATGGAAACCCAGGCGCAGATCCTCTCGCGGCACCAGGAGGAGATCGAGCAGGGTTACGAGGATTTCGACCCGCTGGAGATGGACCGCTATTCGCAGTTGCAGCAGCTGTCGCGATCGCTGTTCGAGTCCGCATCCGACTTGCTCGATCTGAAGGAAACACTGGCCGCTAAAAGTCGCGATGCCGAAACGCTGCTGGTCCAGCAGGCGCGGGTCAATACCGAACTTCAGGAAGGCCTGATGCGCACGCGCATGGTGCCCTTCGAGCGGCTGTTGCCGCGCATGCGCCGTGTGGTTCGGCAGGTTGCCACCGAGCTCGGCAAGCAGGTCGAGCTGACTGTCGGCAACGCTGAAGGCGAAATGGATCGCAGCGTGCTCGAACGCATGATCGGCCCGCTGGAGCATATGCTGCGCAACGCGGTCGACCATGGCATCGAGATGCCGGACCGGCGTAGCGCGAGTGGCAAGGCGGAGCAGGGCAACATCATGCTCGACCTGCGTCGTGAAGGCGGCGAGATCGTCCTGCAGCTGGCCGATGATGGCGCCGGCATCAATCTCGACGCGGTGCGGCGCAAGGCGATCGAGCGCGGACTGATGGACGCCTCTGCCGAACTCACCGACCAGGAGATTCTGCAGTTCATTCTTGAAGCCGGCTTCTCCACCGCGGAAAAGGTTACCCAGATTTCCGGGCGTGGTGTCGGCATGGATGTGGTCAATGCCGAGGTCAAGCAGCTCGGCGGCAGCATGACGCTGACCACCGAGCCGGGTCAGGGATCGGTGTTCACCATCCGCCTGCCGTTCACCGTGTCGGTGAACCGTGCGTTGATGGTGTATTCCGGCGAGGACCTCTACGCCATTCCGCTGAACACCATCGAGGGTATCGTGCGGGTTTCCGGCTACGAGCTCGAAGCCTACTACGCGCCGGACGCCCCGGCGTTCCAGTACGCCGGCAAGACCTATGACCTGCGCTATCTCGGCGATCTGCTGGTCACCGGGCAGCAGCCCAAGCTGAGCGGGCACAGTCTGCCGCTCCCGGTGATTCTCGTGCGCGGAACCGAGCACAGCGTCGCCGTTCAGGTCGATGCGCTGGCAGGCTCGCGGGAAATCGTGGTGAAAGGCCTTGGCAAGCAGTTCGCCGTGGTGCCGGGCATCTCCGGCGCGACCATCCTGGGTGACGGCCGCGTAGTGGTGATTCTCGATCTGCTGGCAGTGATTCGTGCCCAGCAGGCGCTGCATTCGCAGCAGCGTCTGGCTGCCGAGCGTCAGCAATTGACCCAGGCGCAGAACGAGGAGCGGCCCACCCTGGTCATGGTGGTGGACGATTCGATTACCGTACGCAAGGTCACCAGCCGTCTGCTCGAGCGGCACGGGATGGAAGTGGTTACGGCGAAGGACGGCCTCGAAGCGATCGCCAAGCTGCAGGACATTCAGCCGGACATCATGCTGCTGGATATCGAGATGCCGCGCATGGACGGCTTCGAAGTGGCCACCCTGGTACGCCATGACGAACGTCTTCAGGACCTGCCGATCATCATGATCACCTCGCGGACCGGTGAGAAGCACCGCGACCGGGCGCGGGCGATCGGCGTGAACGAGTACCTCGGAAAGCCGTATCAGGAGGGTCAACTGCTTGAAGTCATCGGCCGCCTGGTCGCGCTCAGTGACTGA
- the pilG gene encoding twitching motility response regulator PilG — MEENFESLKVMVIDDSKTIRRTAETLLKKVGCTVITAVDGFDALAKIADNHPDIIFVDIMMPRLDGYQTCALIKNNSAFRSTPVIMLSSKDGLFDKAKGRIVGSDQYLTKPFSKEELLGAIRAHVPQSDKKMAGATGV, encoded by the coding sequence ATGGAAGAAAATTTCGAGAGCCTCAAGGTCATGGTCATTGATGACAGCAAGACCATTCGGCGCACCGCGGAAACGCTGCTGAAAAAGGTTGGTTGCACCGTCATCACCGCCGTCGATGGCTTTGATGCTCTGGCCAAGATTGCCGATAACCACCCCGATATCATCTTCGTCGACATCATGATGCCGCGCCTCGATGGCTATCAGACCTGCGCGCTGATCAAGAACAACAGTGCCTTCCGCTCGACGCCGGTGATCATGTTGTCGAGCAAGGACGGTCTGTTCGACAAGGCAAAGGGTCGTATCGTCGGTTCCGACCAGTACCTGACCAAACCCTTCAGCAAGGAAGAGTTGCTGGGCGCAATCCGCGCGCACGTACCGCAGTCCGATAAAAAAATGGCAGGCGCTACCGGAGTTTGA